In Nicotiana tabacum cultivar K326 chromosome 11, ASM71507v2, whole genome shotgun sequence, a single window of DNA contains:
- the LOC107803208 gene encoding thioredoxin F1, chloroplastic-like produces the protein MALQVQVNGVSLKPSTVPSSSAWRSSKQSVVCVAGDYGFSPRVFNNRGLSLKVKCSSDATATTSVTVGQVTEVCKDTFWPIVEAAGDKTVVVDMYTQWCGPCKVIAPKFQELSKNYNDVVFLKLDCNQDNRPLAKELGIKVVPTFKILKNNKVVKEVTGAKLDNLIAAIEDVRSS, from the exons ATGGCGTTGCAAGTGCAAGTAAACGGCGTATCCTTGAAGCCTTCAACGGTGCCTTCATCTTCTGCATGGAGGTCCAGCAAGCAATCAGTGGTCTGCGTTGCAGGAGATTATGGCTTTTCGCCTAGGGTTTTTAACAACAGGGGGCTGAGTTTGAAGGTGAAGTGTAGCTCCGATGCTACTGCTACTACCAGTGTGACGGTAGGGCAGGTGACTGAAGTTTGTAAAGATACCTTTTGGCCTATTGTTGAAGCTGCCGGTGATAAAACTGTCGTAGTTGACATGTACACTCAGTG GTGTGGTCCTTGCAAAGTGATTGCTCCAAAGTTTCAAGAACTGTCGAAGAATTATAATGACGTGGTCTTTCTGAAGCTTGATTGCAACCAGGATAATAGG CCACTAGCCAAGGAACTAGGCATAAAGGTGGTTCCAACGTTCAAGATTCTGAAGAATAATAAGGTCGTTAAAGAAGTCACTGGAGCAAAACTTGATAATTTAATAGCGGCAATTGAGGATGTGCGGTCAAGTTAA